A genomic window from Slackia heliotrinireducens DSM 20476 includes:
- a CDS encoding VirB4-like conjugal transfer ATPase, CD1110 family: MREQEKQLTDQTAAQRRKRRAARDVYSAVGFDLMYKDGICQVEEGLFSQTIAFDDISYQSAREESQQAIFSGWCQLFDYFGAETCVQLTVTNTPIPASEIGRMRFFEEGAPETAEYAREYNRILNDKMREGVSNLVRERYLTFSTLAPDVDAAVPKLARMRSDAMQTLNKIRSSARPLSGEERLRAIHSQLRPGKPFSFSWDAVGATRGLTAKDLVCPMSLDFKPEGSGTCYRSEGVWCQVLSLHRFGSELSDRCLAEIIDLPIPLNVTLHVQAMDKAKAVAYVKKRLAWMDKEIIDEQMGAVKKGYDFQILPSELKYSKEEAEDLLDHLQNKNQRLFVYTGLVFTYAPTREELDDQVMQIVATARRNSIECDTLDYRQREGMNSILPLGHNHVQVCRMMTTAQVAIQMPFATQELAQEGGGYYGQNKQSSNLVLCNRKRLASPMGFVAGKPGSGKSFSVKREIENTILAYPDDEVIILDPAGEYAPVVEGNGGECIRFAPDSGTHLNPFDLSDVAHQSTAAQMAFKIDAFLALSSATMAEGSQGLPEADKSIISRCVELAYSECADEGRLPLLGDFHRILSEQPEREARDIALRYERYVKGALSFFNHESNVTFEKRITNIDFKDLSENMRAFGIVAVLETVRNRMYYNFERGVTTWLYIDEVQSLFGHPAVITYFSKFWAEGRKFNLVCTGITQNSVYMLEHEEARNMVLNSDFILLHKQSPLDRKAWVDLLDLSAQEAGYIDESIRAGEGLLVAGGARIPIKDDFPKGALYDLFNTKPEEIAAMKKASEFAARARERKGSAAHATLAERCARLARESGGAWRGTATELADALGMAGANPSKLSKDVAACGLESAGASMRREARGKRTTIVISATA, from the coding sequence ATCCGCGAGCAGGAGAAGCAGCTCACGGACCAGACGGCCGCGCAGAGGCGCAAGAGGCGCGCCGCGCGCGACGTCTACTCGGCCGTCGGGTTCGACCTCATGTACAAGGACGGCATCTGCCAGGTCGAGGAGGGCCTCTTCTCCCAGACCATCGCCTTCGACGACATCAGCTACCAGTCCGCGCGCGAGGAGAGCCAGCAGGCCATCTTCAGCGGGTGGTGCCAGCTGTTCGACTACTTCGGCGCGGAGACCTGCGTGCAGCTCACCGTGACCAACACCCCCATACCGGCGTCCGAGATCGGGCGCATGAGGTTCTTCGAGGAGGGCGCCCCGGAGACGGCGGAGTACGCCCGCGAGTACAACCGGATCCTCAACGACAAAATGCGCGAGGGCGTCTCCAACCTCGTGCGCGAGCGCTACCTGACCTTCAGCACGCTCGCGCCCGATGTCGACGCCGCGGTGCCCAAGCTCGCCCGCATGCGCTCCGACGCCATGCAGACGCTGAACAAGATCCGCAGCTCCGCGAGGCCGCTTAGCGGCGAGGAGAGGCTGCGCGCCATCCACAGCCAGCTCAGGCCCGGCAAGCCCTTCAGCTTCTCCTGGGACGCCGTGGGCGCGACGCGCGGCCTGACCGCGAAGGACCTCGTGTGCCCGATGTCGCTCGACTTCAAGCCGGAGGGCTCCGGCACCTGCTACAGGAGCGAGGGCGTCTGGTGCCAGGTGCTCTCCCTGCACCGGTTCGGGAGCGAGCTTTCCGACCGCTGCCTCGCCGAGATCATCGACCTGCCCATACCGCTCAACGTGACGCTGCACGTGCAGGCCATGGACAAGGCCAAGGCCGTCGCCTACGTGAAGAAGCGCCTGGCGTGGATGGACAAGGAGATCATCGACGAGCAGATGGGCGCCGTGAAGAAGGGCTACGACTTCCAGATCCTGCCCAGCGAGCTCAAGTACTCCAAGGAGGAGGCCGAGGACCTGCTCGACCACCTGCAGAACAAGAACCAGCGCCTGTTCGTCTACACGGGGCTCGTGTTCACCTACGCCCCGACGCGCGAGGAGCTCGACGACCAGGTAATGCAGATCGTCGCCACCGCCAGGCGCAACTCCATCGAGTGCGACACGCTCGACTACCGCCAGCGCGAGGGCATGAACTCGATCCTACCGCTCGGCCACAACCACGTGCAGGTGTGCCGCATGATGACGACCGCGCAGGTCGCCATCCAGATGCCCTTCGCGACCCAGGAGCTCGCCCAGGAGGGCGGCGGCTACTACGGCCAGAACAAGCAGAGCTCCAACCTGGTGCTGTGCAACCGCAAGCGCCTCGCGAGCCCCATGGGCTTCGTCGCGGGCAAGCCGGGGTCGGGCAAGTCCTTCTCCGTGAAGCGCGAGATCGAGAACACGATCCTTGCGTACCCCGACGACGAGGTCATCATCCTCGACCCCGCCGGCGAGTACGCGCCAGTGGTGGAGGGCAACGGCGGCGAGTGCATCCGCTTCGCCCCCGACTCCGGCACGCACCTGAACCCCTTCGACCTCTCCGACGTGGCGCACCAGTCGACGGCGGCGCAGATGGCGTTCAAGATCGACGCGTTCCTGGCGCTCTCGTCGGCCACCATGGCGGAGGGAAGCCAGGGGCTTCCCGAGGCGGACAAGTCCATCATCAGCAGGTGCGTGGAGCTCGCGTACTCCGAGTGCGCCGACGAGGGGCGCCTGCCGCTTCTGGGCGACTTCCACCGCATCCTCTCGGAACAGCCCGAGCGCGAGGCCCGCGACATCGCGCTGCGCTACGAGCGCTACGTGAAGGGGGCGCTCTCGTTCTTCAACCACGAGTCCAACGTCACCTTCGAGAAGCGCATCACAAACATCGACTTCAAGGACCTCTCGGAGAACATGCGGGCCTTCGGCATCGTCGCCGTCCTGGAGACGGTGCGCAACCGCATGTACTACAACTTCGAGCGCGGCGTGACCACCTGGCTCTACATCGACGAGGTGCAGAGCCTGTTCGGGCACCCGGCGGTGATCACGTACTTCTCGAAGTTCTGGGCCGAGGGCCGCAAGTTCAACCTCGTCTGCACCGGCATCACGCAGAACAGCGTCTACATGCTGGAGCACGAGGAGGCCCGCAACATGGTGCTCAACTCCGACTTCATCCTGCTGCACAAGCAGTCCCCGCTCGACCGCAAGGCATGGGTCGACCTGCTGGACCTCTCCGCACAGGAGGCCGGGTACATCGACGAGTCGATACGCGCCGGCGAGGGCCTGCTCGTCGCCGGCGGCGCGCGCATCCCCATAAAAGACGACTTCCCCAAGGGCGCGCTCTACGACCTCTTCAACACCAAGCCTGAGGAGATCGCCGCAATGAAGAAGGCCTCCGAGTTCGCCGCGAGGGCGCGCGAGCGCAAGGGGTCGGCGGCCCACGCAACGCTCGCGGAGCGCTGCGCGCGGCTCGCGAGGGAGTCCGGAGGCGCCTGGCGGGGCACGGCGACCGAGCTCGCCGACGCCCTCGGCATGGCGGGCGCCAACCCCTCGAAGCTCTCCAAGGACGTCGCTGCATGCGGCCTGGAGTCCGCGGGTGCGTCCATGAGGCGCGAGGCGCGCGGAAAGCGCACGACGATCGTCATCTCCGCGACGGCGTGA
- a CDS encoding glucosaminidase domain-containing protein, with product MAAPAAGALAGILFFVLAAILVSQLVSALFGFWDNEARAQAVEGLPPYITADMVEAALECQEQYGHPAGCTLAQIICESGQGDHLSGLATQDNNLFGIKWAASFASCPEVSGKSSWSTGEEYGGEYVTIMADFTSFRSHRDCIVFRSRVLLQSDRYAGNELIQRAIAEHDSDLMAEGLKDAGYATSSVYVESLKSVMDTYGLRRFDGMSVEDWKSGTASGNAVVAAATSQLGVPYVWGGSTPGVGLDCSGLTQWCYAQAGIAIPRTADAQAAAGTHVPLSEARPGDILWRPGHVAIYAGGDEYIHEPHSGAVCERSSGIAYFTCAVRFR from the coding sequence ATGGCGGCGCCGGCTGCGGGCGCGCTCGCGGGGATCCTGTTCTTCGTGCTCGCCGCAATCCTCGTCTCGCAGCTCGTGAGCGCGCTGTTCGGCTTCTGGGACAACGAGGCCAGGGCCCAGGCGGTCGAGGGCCTTCCGCCCTACATAACCGCCGACATGGTCGAGGCGGCGCTCGAGTGCCAGGAGCAGTACGGCCACCCGGCCGGATGCACGCTCGCGCAGATCATCTGCGAGTCGGGCCAGGGAGACCACCTGTCGGGGCTCGCCACCCAGGACAACAACCTCTTCGGCATCAAGTGGGCGGCTAGCTTCGCCTCGTGCCCCGAGGTGTCGGGCAAGTCGTCATGGTCGACCGGCGAGGAGTACGGCGGCGAGTACGTGACCATCATGGCCGACTTCACGAGCTTCAGGTCCCACAGGGACTGCATCGTCTTCCGCTCCCGCGTGCTGCTGCAGAGCGACCGCTACGCCGGGAACGAGCTCATACAGCGAGCTATCGCCGAGCACGACTCGGACCTCATGGCCGAGGGCCTCAAGGACGCCGGCTACGCGACGAGCTCCGTCTACGTCGAGTCGCTGAAATCCGTGATGGACACGTACGGCCTGAGGCGCTTCGACGGCATGAGCGTGGAGGACTGGAAGAGCGGCACAGCCTCCGGCAACGCCGTCGTCGCCGCCGCGACGAGCCAGCTCGGCGTTCCCTACGTCTGGGGCGGCTCCACGCCGGGCGTGGGCCTGGACTGCTCGGGACTAACCCAGTGGTGCTACGCGCAGGCCGGCATCGCGATCCCGCGCACGGCCGACGCCCAGGCTGCGGCGGGCACGCACGTGCCGCTGTCCGAGGCGAGGCCCGGCGACATCCTCTGGCGCCCGGGCCACGTCGCCATCTACGCCGGAGGAGACGAGTACATACACGAGCCCCACTCGGGGGCCGTCTGCGAGAGGTCGAGCGGCATCGCGTACTTCACCTGCGCGGTCCGGTTCCGATGA
- a CDS encoding VirB6/TrbL-like conjugal transfer protein, CD1112 family — MGAIRQALSDRRFAYGFAAAVVLLTAALALPEPAFAGIAEDINAWICGVLRDTCNWIFNSQVDMLRGIGVDGVLSADFTQMLGSAGSITMYDVVRAVWQNAILPIGCGVLSFVFTVQLIKVSQRMDGNASMPGVKEVVFLLVFFAVFLFLVQNSFEIMQGIYGIAKIAISRTAGLFGTGGELDLSTVSIATTDDDVAALLAMLVIALISWVVVIVAYVVALVVSWARALQIYIMAAFAPIPISLLALDETRQMGVGYLKNFAAVCLAGVIILVLLVSFPIVLGGLNAATVGVPVVDSVVGGLSYALQYLAMCILLIISLVKSGSWARDVMGG, encoded by the coding sequence GTGGGCGCGATAAGACAGGCCCTCTCCGACAGGCGCTTCGCGTACGGCTTCGCCGCGGCCGTCGTGCTCCTGACGGCCGCGCTGGCGCTGCCGGAGCCCGCGTTCGCGGGCATAGCCGAGGACATCAACGCGTGGATCTGCGGCGTGCTGCGGGACACCTGCAACTGGATCTTCAACAGCCAGGTGGACATGCTGCGCGGCATCGGCGTTGACGGCGTCCTGTCGGCCGACTTCACACAGATGCTCGGGTCCGCAGGCTCCATAACGATGTACGACGTCGTCCGCGCGGTGTGGCAGAACGCGATCCTGCCCATCGGATGCGGCGTGCTGTCGTTCGTGTTCACCGTGCAGCTCATCAAGGTGAGCCAGCGCATGGACGGAAACGCCAGCATGCCCGGCGTCAAGGAGGTCGTGTTCCTGCTGGTTTTCTTCGCGGTGTTCCTGTTCCTCGTGCAGAACAGCTTCGAGATCATGCAGGGCATCTACGGCATCGCCAAGATCGCCATCTCGCGCACGGCGGGGCTGTTCGGCACGGGAGGCGAGCTCGACCTCTCCACGGTCTCGATCGCCACCACCGACGACGACGTGGCGGCGCTGCTCGCGATGCTCGTCATCGCGCTCATCAGCTGGGTCGTCGTCATCGTCGCCTACGTGGTGGCGCTCGTCGTGAGCTGGGCGCGGGCCCTGCAGATCTACATCATGGCGGCCTTCGCGCCGATCCCGATATCGCTCCTGGCGCTCGACGAGACGCGGCAGATGGGCGTGGGCTACCTCAAGAACTTCGCGGCGGTGTGCCTGGCGGGCGTGATCATCCTCGTGCTCCTCGTGAGCTTCCCGATCGTGCTCGGGGGCCTGAACGCCGCCACCGTGGGCGTGCCCGTCGTCGACTCGGTCGTAGGGGGCCTCAGCTACGCCCTGCAGTACCTGGCCATGTGCATCCTGCTCATCATCTCGCTCGTCAAGAGCGGATCGTGGGCGCGCGACGTCATGGGCGGCTAG
- a CDS encoding VaFE repeat-containing surface-anchored protein, with amino-acid sequence MRTAAREASTSKLFRVVMAAVLAVSMCIPATALQAQRAFAASDSLSQVTWEEAKPQIEQYMGVPYVWGGRSTDGWDCSGFVSFVMHDIYGTDWPGGTWGDSGTGSIYNYCADYQVFSGDSAEDYNSAFDNGTVKPGDIIIFLNSQVVTVHAAIAGEDATVYHAWHEGFGTGNCRFDYMWGINGGHGKVYSSFVVYRGLTEGGYVTMDKSSADVKVTGGNAQYSLAGAVFGVYRDGAQVATITTDGDGHGSTSDKLPNGSYTVREIEAPAGYALDGRTFPVTVSGSDAGAEMAERPVTVTLTVAKFDDGTGRREAQGDATLDGAVYEASYAYDGGTKTVTGTTSNGTVTFEGIPLGDVTVRELEAPEGYLPDAEKHTLTVSAGMAGHDPVFYYEPADEFAETVFRGGITVGKADSEEYDHRDGDYANYAQGDATFAGAEFAVVNRSEGSIWYDANKDGKHQDSEDFAPGAEVLRMTTSYDAALDAYVAKTGERALPYGTYGVVETKSPEGYTERGKVDVTCEIREDGQVVELTRDSGIENEVIRGGVQVEKDDWELGKSEAIGGAGHSALDAQGHLGTSLEGIEFTVTNASRHGVMLDGEYVGKGEVAATIYTSWNEELGAYTAQTGPDALPYGTYTIMETATNDSYMLTDGKARTFEVRTDGETVTFDKSGADLTWRDRVVRNDVHLQKKGADDSHKFAYVPFLITNVTTGEAHVAVTDRNGALNTSAGWNSHIRDANANDSLIGKETITASDVDESCGVWFGLAEDGSVSEPDDRFGALPYGEYTIEELRCESNEGYGLWSDSFNVSRDSTTTKFDVDLGTVDDQPGPRIGTTATDAADGDHEAYAGKVEIVDTVAYRNLEPGREYTVTGTLMDKATGESVKDGGKEVTANATFTAKDANGTVDVTFSFDASALAGHDVVAFETLTHEGREVAVHAEIEDEGQTVSIVPKPEIGTTAVDADDLDHEAGADSKVEIRDVVAYKGLTPGKAYTLTGSLMDKETGEPVQSGSKDVTSTVTFTPEKADGSAAVTFSFDGRALAGHDVVAFESLKSGGAEIASHMDIEDGGQTVKLVKPEEPQKPEEPSIGTMATDADDGDHEAVADAEVTIVDEVAYKGLTPGEEYTVTGTLMDKETGKAVQSGGKDVTATASFVPDKASGSVSLSFTFDGSALKGHDIVAFETVSKDGAEVAVHADIDDAGQTVSLVEEPATPSSPTPKGSLPKTGDAVPWIPLACLAAAAACGIAILVLMRRKGNWIDEDDGDIIEE; translated from the coding sequence ATGAGGACAGCGGCTCGTGAGGCCTCCACCTCCAAGCTCTTCAGGGTCGTCATGGCGGCCGTGCTCGCGGTATCCATGTGCATCCCCGCAACCGCGCTGCAGGCGCAGCGCGCATTCGCGGCCTCGGACTCGCTCTCCCAGGTCACCTGGGAGGAGGCCAAGCCGCAGATCGAGCAGTACATGGGCGTGCCCTACGTGTGGGGCGGCCGCTCGACCGACGGCTGGGACTGCTCGGGCTTCGTGTCGTTCGTGATGCACGACATCTACGGCACCGACTGGCCGGGCGGCACCTGGGGCGACTCGGGCACGGGCTCGATCTACAACTACTGCGCCGACTACCAGGTGTTCTCGGGCGACTCGGCGGAGGACTACAACTCGGCGTTCGACAACGGCACCGTGAAGCCCGGCGACATCATCATCTTCCTGAACTCGCAGGTCGTGACGGTCCACGCCGCAATCGCAGGCGAGGACGCCACGGTCTACCACGCCTGGCACGAGGGCTTCGGAACCGGCAACTGCCGCTTCGACTACATGTGGGGCATCAACGGCGGGCACGGCAAGGTCTACAGCTCCTTCGTCGTCTACCGCGGCCTCACCGAGGGCGGCTACGTGACCATGGACAAGTCGTCCGCAGACGTGAAGGTCACGGGTGGCAACGCGCAGTACTCGCTCGCGGGGGCCGTCTTCGGCGTGTACCGCGACGGCGCGCAGGTGGCCACCATCACCACCGACGGGGACGGCCACGGCTCCACATCCGACAAGCTCCCGAACGGCTCCTACACCGTGAGGGAGATCGAGGCGCCGGCAGGCTACGCGCTCGACGGCCGCACGTTCCCCGTCACCGTCTCCGGCTCCGACGCCGGGGCGGAGATGGCCGAGCGGCCCGTCACCGTCACCCTCACCGTCGCGAAGTTCGACGACGGCACCGGGCGGCGTGAGGCGCAGGGCGACGCCACGCTCGACGGGGCGGTCTACGAGGCAAGCTACGCCTACGACGGTGGCACGAAGACCGTCACGGGCACGACGAGCAACGGCACCGTGACCTTCGAAGGCATCCCGCTCGGCGACGTCACCGTGCGCGAGCTTGAGGCTCCCGAGGGCTACCTTCCCGACGCCGAGAAGCACACCCTGACCGTGAGCGCCGGCATGGCCGGCCACGACCCCGTCTTCTACTACGAGCCGGCCGACGAGTTTGCGGAGACCGTCTTTCGCGGCGGCATCACCGTCGGCAAGGCCGACTCCGAGGAGTACGACCACAGGGACGGCGACTACGCCAACTACGCCCAGGGCGACGCGACCTTCGCGGGCGCCGAGTTCGCGGTCGTGAACCGCTCCGAGGGATCGATCTGGTACGACGCGAACAAGGACGGGAAGCACCAGGATTCCGAGGACTTCGCCCCCGGCGCCGAGGTGCTTCGCATGACCACCTCCTACGACGCGGCCCTCGACGCCTACGTCGCAAAGACCGGCGAGAGGGCGCTGCCGTACGGCACCTACGGGGTCGTCGAGACCAAGTCGCCCGAGGGCTACACCGAGCGCGGCAAGGTCGACGTCACCTGCGAGATCCGCGAGGACGGCCAGGTGGTGGAACTCACCCGAGACTCCGGCATCGAGAACGAGGTGATCCGCGGCGGCGTGCAAGTGGAGAAGGACGACTGGGAGCTCGGCAAGTCCGAGGCCATCGGCGGCGCGGGCCACTCCGCGCTCGACGCGCAGGGCCACCTCGGGACGTCGCTCGAGGGCATCGAGTTCACGGTCACGAACGCCTCCAGGCACGGCGTGATGCTCGACGGCGAGTACGTTGGCAAGGGCGAGGTCGCGGCGACCATCTACACGTCCTGGAACGAGGAGCTCGGCGCCTACACGGCCCAGACCGGGCCCGACGCGCTCCCGTACGGCACCTACACCATCATGGAGACGGCCACGAACGACTCATACATGCTCACCGACGGGAAGGCCCGCACCTTCGAGGTCCGCACCGACGGCGAGACCGTGACCTTCGACAAATCCGGCGCGGACCTCACGTGGCGCGACCGCGTCGTGCGCAACGACGTCCACCTGCAGAAGAAGGGCGCCGACGACTCGCACAAGTTCGCCTACGTGCCGTTCCTCATCACCAACGTCACCACGGGCGAGGCGCACGTGGCAGTGACCGACCGCAACGGGGCGCTGAACACCTCCGCCGGCTGGAACAGCCACATCCGCGACGCTAACGCCAACGACTCGCTCATCGGCAAGGAAACCATCACGGCCTCCGACGTCGACGAGTCCTGCGGCGTGTGGTTCGGCCTTGCCGAGGACGGCTCGGTCTCCGAGCCCGACGACCGGTTCGGCGCGCTGCCGTACGGCGAGTACACCATCGAGGAGCTGCGCTGCGAGTCCAACGAGGGCTACGGCCTTTGGAGCGACAGCTTCAACGTATCGCGCGACTCCACGACGACCAAGTTCGACGTCGACCTCGGCACGGTCGACGACCAGCCCGGCCCGCGCATCGGCACGACTGCGACCGACGCCGCAGACGGCGACCACGAGGCCTACGCCGGCAAGGTCGAGATCGTCGACACCGTCGCGTACCGCAACCTCGAGCCCGGACGTGAGTACACCGTCACGGGCACGCTCATGGACAAGGCCACGGGCGAGTCCGTCAAGGACGGCGGCAAAGAGGTGACCGCCAACGCGACCTTCACCGCCAAGGACGCCAACGGCACAGTAGACGTCACCTTCTCGTTCGACGCGTCCGCGCTCGCCGGCCACGACGTCGTAGCCTTCGAGACGCTCACGCATGAGGGCCGCGAGGTCGCCGTGCACGCGGAGATCGAGGACGAGGGCCAGACCGTGAGCATCGTCCCCAAGCCCGAAATCGGCACCACGGCGGTCGACGCCGACGACCTTGACCACGAGGCGGGGGCCGACTCCAAGGTCGAGATCCGCGACGTGGTGGCCTACAAGGGGCTCACCCCCGGCAAGGCCTACACCCTCACCGGCAGCCTCATGGACAAGGAGACCGGCGAGCCCGTGCAGTCCGGAAGCAAGGACGTGACCTCGACCGTGACGTTCACGCCCGAAAAGGCCGACGGGTCGGCCGCGGTGACGTTCTCGTTCGACGGCAGAGCCCTAGCGGGCCACGACGTCGTCGCATTCGAGTCGCTTAAGTCCGGTGGCGCAGAAATCGCCTCGCACATGGACATCGAGGACGGCGGCCAAACTGTCAAGCTGGTCAAGCCCGAGGAGCCGCAGAAGCCCGAAGAGCCCTCCATCGGCACCATGGCCACCGACGCCGACGACGGCGACCACGAGGCCGTCGCGGACGCAGAGGTGACCATCGTCGACGAGGTCGCCTACAAGGGCCTCACCCCCGGGGAGGAGTACACCGTCACCGGCACGCTCATGGACAAGGAGACCGGCAAAGCCGTCCAGTCGGGCGGAAAGGATGTGACAGCCACGGCCTCGTTCGTCCCCGACAAGGCGTCCGGTTCCGTGAGCCTCTCCTTCACGTTCGACGGGAGCGCCCTCAAGGGCCACGACATCGTAGCGTTCGAGACGGTCTCCAAGGACGGGGCGGAGGTCGCGGTGCATGCCGACATCGACGACGCCGGCCAGACCGTAAGCCTGGTTGAAGAGCCCGCGACGCCTTCGAGCCCGACGCCCAAGGGCAGCCTGCCCAAGACCGGCGACGCGGTGCCCTGGATCCCGCTCGCATGCCTGGCTGCCGCGGCGGCATGCGGAATCGCCATCCTCGTGTTGATGCGCAGGAAGGGCAACTGGATCGACGAGGACGATGGCGACATTATCGAAGAGTAA
- a CDS encoding abortive infection family protein, giving the protein MDDKLNDFNLLTRRPIIDILIGDASLDDEDTKMPRQSGPMLVGLLNKYGSPTEYGPGGKSRWMYMEDLLKHCIANGTVQDLMAEFFSIGHFANELSGMSADQVRNEHNRIATLAIERINGELLFGKKKLVVTGKSFAIRDADAKVTIAAPAIKRIDREYVRDIAKRASNDVENGDYDSALTKSRTLLEESFCYVIELAGENPEAKGDIGKLFKQVRNLYSMHTGPEVDGRINEIVSGLIKAVSGIGDLRNAQSDAHGVGAKRMAISDYHAQLAVNASATVSEFVLQVAANKHRSA; this is encoded by the coding sequence ATGGACGATAAACTCAACGATTTCAACCTGCTGACGCGGCGCCCGATAATCGACATCTTGATAGGAGACGCCTCTTTGGACGACGAAGATACAAAGATGCCACGGCAGTCTGGACCCATGCTGGTTGGGCTTTTGAATAAATATGGCTCTCCGACTGAATACGGTCCCGGAGGAAAGAGCCGCTGGATGTACATGGAGGACCTGCTGAAACACTGCATCGCAAATGGCACCGTGCAGGACTTGATGGCGGAGTTCTTCTCCATTGGCCATTTCGCGAATGAACTATCGGGTATGTCCGCAGATCAAGTACGCAACGAGCATAATCGAATCGCAACGCTGGCCATTGAGAGAATCAACGGCGAGCTTCTTTTCGGGAAAAAGAAGCTCGTTGTTACCGGCAAGAGCTTCGCAATCCGTGATGCGGATGCGAAAGTCACGATTGCCGCGCCTGCAATCAAGAGAATCGACCGCGAATACGTACGAGATATAGCCAAGAGAGCCTCGAACGATGTTGAAAACGGCGACTATGACAGCGCATTGACGAAGTCAAGGACGCTGCTTGAAGAGTCCTTTTGTTATGTCATCGAACTTGCCGGCGAGAATCCGGAAGCAAAAGGAGACATCGGCAAGCTGTTCAAACAGGTGAGAAACCTGTACAGCATGCACACCGGACCTGAAGTCGATGGCAGAATCAACGAAATCGTTTCAGGGCTCATCAAAGCTGTTTCAGGCATTGGAGATTTGAGGAACGCGCAAAGTGACGCCCATGGCGTTGGAGCTAAACGAATGGCGATATCCGATTACCATGCGCAGCTGGCGGTTAATGCGTCGGCAACTGTTTCAGAATTCGTGCTGCAGGTCGCAGCGAACAAACACCGATCGGCATAG
- a CDS encoding relaxase/mobilization nuclease domain-containing protein, producing the protein MPIVKPISGHTGCGGVFRYLTKDGRALAFDYLNLPAPALEPGEDLPEYAPYDWARDMDATRREAGNDTPWKGKPARTYKHYVLSPDPGDRIELSDLRRLTMAWVRENFADFEVAVVYHDDNAGRIPHAHVVVNNTNVGNLRRLQDPAPRALKRSAQRLAKEMGLSYLKDAPKGAPSPPRGTLQRTYVRRAEAELSRRGLYSWVADIRMRVEIARAVARDEADFRSLLSEMGVAVADNSPRAQRRDWVYSLSDAPTRRISGESLGLSYGRDRLLARFSSGASALATNGGRALAAAAADALRVGGVDELRDLAEAVSFVDSRRIRSMEELRRAAEASPAMGEKVLAVAERTGMLPERSQRPPARRPAGVRTQRPGSGPAYRRGSEQQRQRSAPPQQPRRDDRGPRPPREDR; encoded by the coding sequence GTGCCCATCGTCAAGCCCATAAGCGGGCACACGGGCTGCGGCGGCGTGTTCCGCTACCTCACAAAGGACGGCCGCGCCCTCGCATTCGACTACCTGAACCTGCCGGCGCCCGCGCTCGAGCCCGGGGAGGACCTCCCCGAGTACGCACCCTACGACTGGGCCCGCGACATGGACGCGACCCGCAGGGAGGCCGGCAACGACACTCCGTGGAAGGGCAAGCCCGCGCGCACCTACAAGCACTACGTACTCTCTCCCGATCCCGGCGACCGCATCGAGCTCTCCGACCTGCGGCGCCTCACGATGGCCTGGGTGCGCGAGAACTTCGCCGACTTCGAGGTGGCGGTCGTCTACCACGATGACAACGCCGGGCGCATCCCGCACGCGCACGTCGTGGTGAACAACACCAACGTGGGCAACCTGCGCAGGCTTCAGGATCCCGCCCCCAGAGCCCTTAAGCGGTCGGCGCAGAGACTCGCGAAGGAGATGGGGCTGTCGTACCTGAAGGATGCCCCGAAGGGTGCCCCCAGCCCGCCCCGGGGCACGCTCCAGAGGACTTACGTGAGGCGAGCGGAGGCGGAGCTTTCCCGCCGCGGGCTCTACTCGTGGGTGGCCGACATCCGCATGCGCGTCGAGATAGCCCGCGCCGTGGCGCGCGACGAGGCCGACTTCCGGTCGCTGCTCTCCGAGATGGGCGTCGCCGTTGCGGACAACTCGCCCAGGGCGCAGAGGCGCGACTGGGTCTACTCGCTCTCCGACGCCCCGACGAGGCGCATATCCGGCGAGAGCCTCGGGCTCTCCTACGGAAGGGACCGCCTGCTCGCACGGTTCTCGTCTGGCGCGTCGGCGCTCGCAACTAACGGCGGCCGCGCCCTCGCCGCAGCTGCAGCCGATGCGTTGAGGGTCGGCGGCGTCGACGAGCTGCGCGACCTCGCCGAGGCCGTCTCGTTCGTCGACTCCCGCAGGATCAGGAGCATGGAGGAGCTGAGGCGCGCTGCCGAGGCCTCCCCCGCGATGGGGGAGAAGGTTTTGGCCGTGGCCGAGCGCACGGGAATGCTCCCCGAGCGCTCGCAGAGACCGCCGGCAAGGAGGCCTGCCGGAGTGAGGACCCAAAGACCCGGATCGGGTCCTGCATACAGGCGCGGCTCAGAGCAGCAGAGGCAGAGGAGCGCGCCCCCGCAGCAGCCGAGGCGCGACGACCGGGGGCCGAGGCCCCCGAGGGAGGACCGATGA